A region from the Macrobrachium nipponense isolate FS-2020 chromosome 47, ASM1510439v2, whole genome shotgun sequence genome encodes:
- the LOC135204660 gene encoding gastrula zinc finger protein XlCGF52.1-like produces the protein MEAEKSSSLLLIKEENENLEEDLTENTGEGFSFADPFLEVKAEPEFFDGGEFDVNCSFQAIMCEEDSSPSCDDESGKKICIAEENRHLGRNNTARKRINCPECQRTFLNMCHLKSHIRTHTGEKPYTCSICQRSFSRSSTLKIHMRSHTREKPYTCSRCPNSFSQLSSLTRHMRTHTGEKPYICSICQRSFSHQSHLREHMRTHTGEKPYTCCTCQRSFSQSSTLKRHMRSHTREKPYTCSRCPNSFSQLGNLTRHMRTHTGEKPYICSLCQRSFSHQNHLRVHMRTHTGEKPYTCCICQRSFSLQGNLKVHVRTHTEKKPRTCSICQRSFYKSGNLTRHMRTHTEEKLFTCSICQRSFHKSGNLTRHMRTHTEEKPYTCSVSQSCFSFPGILKRHTRIHTRQNLFT, from the coding sequence ATGGAAGCAGAAAAATCATCATCACTGCTGTTAATCAAAGAAGAGAACGAGAATCTGGAGGAGGATCTTACTGAAAACACAGGGGAAGGCTTTTCATTTGCAGACCCCTTcttagaagtcaaggcagaaccAGAATTTTTTGACGGTGGGGAATTTGATGTGAACTGTTCCTTCCAAGCTATTATGTGTGAGGAGGACAGCTCTCCAAGCTGTGATGATGAAAGTGGAAAGAAGATCTGTATTGCTGAGGAAAATAGACATTTGGGTAGAAACAACACAGCACGGAAACGAATAAATTGTCCTGAATGCCAAAGGACatttttaaatatgtgccatTTGAAATCCCACATAAGAACtcatactggagagaaaccatatacttgctctatatgtcaaagaagtttttctcggTCAAGTACTCTCAAAATACACATGAGAAGTCATACAAGAGAGAAACCCTATACTTGCTCTAGATGTCCAAATAGTTTTTCTCAATTAAGTAGTCTCACAAggcacatgagaactcatacaggagagaaaccatatatttgctctatatgtcaaagaagtttttctcatcaAAGTCATCTCAGagaacacatgagaactcatacaggagagaaaccatatacttgctgtacatgtcaaagaagtttttctcagtCAAGTACTCTCAAAAGACATATGAGAAGTCATACAAGAGAGAAACCCTATACTTGCTCTAGATGTCCAAATAGTTTTTCTCAATTAGGTAATCTCACAAggcacatgagaactcatacaggagagaaaccatatatttGCTCtctatgtcaaagaagtttttctcatcaAAATCATCTCAGAgtacacatgagaactcatacaggagagaaaccatatacttgctgtATATGTCAAAGAAGCTTTTCTCTTCAAGGTAATCTCAAAGTGCACGTGAGAACTCATACTGAAAAAAAACCACgtacttgctctatatgtcaaagaagtttttataAATCGGGTAATCTCACaagacacatgagaactcatactgaAGAGAAACTATTTACTTGCTCTATATGCCAAAGAAGTTTTCATAAATCGGGTAATCTCACaagacacatgagaactcatactgaAGAGAAACCATATACATGCTCTGTATCTCaaagttgtttttcttttccgGGTATTCTCAAAAGACACACAAGAATTCACACTAGACAGAACCTGTTTACTTGA